In Aquimarina sp. TRL1, a single window of DNA contains:
- a CDS encoding tryptophan 2,3-dioxygenase family protein, producing MNESVKPEIAEKIHQLEKKFRNSGQDLGSYLDGLLYDRYLTYWDYIHLDTLLSLQIPRTHFPDEEIFITYHQITELHFKLIIHELKQIIDDKLQTAKFFTTKLERINRYFRVLINSFDIMIKGMDKEQFLKYRMSLLPASGFQSVQFRLIEIYSAPLLHLVNTNKREQLSSEDSLEELYEHLYWKSGATDSETGEKTLTLKQFEYRYTPRMMRIAHQVQGNTVYHKYLQLPEKERNNPLLIKELKKYDVNANIEWCLMHIGAAYRYLNKNKGELIATGGTNWKSFLPPSFQRIMFFPDLWTQEEKENWGKQWVTHRFNPQKK from the coding sequence ATGAATGAATCTGTAAAACCCGAAATTGCTGAAAAAATACATCAGCTCGAAAAAAAATTCAGAAACTCCGGACAAGATCTGGGCTCTTACCTTGATGGTCTTCTTTATGACAGATATCTCACATACTGGGATTACATCCATCTGGACACATTACTAAGCTTACAAATTCCCAGAACCCATTTCCCGGACGAAGAAATTTTTATCACCTACCATCAAATAACAGAGCTTCATTTCAAGCTAATCATTCACGAACTCAAACAAATTATTGATGATAAACTTCAGACAGCTAAGTTTTTCACCACAAAACTAGAACGAATTAACAGATACTTCAGAGTGCTGATCAACTCCTTTGATATAATGATTAAGGGAATGGACAAAGAGCAATTTTTAAAATACCGAATGTCACTACTTCCTGCCAGCGGATTCCAATCGGTACAATTCAGACTTATTGAAATTTACTCTGCTCCTTTACTCCATCTGGTAAATACGAATAAAAGAGAACAACTCTCATCAGAAGATTCCTTAGAAGAGTTATACGAACACCTGTATTGGAAATCCGGAGCCACTGATTCCGAAACAGGAGAAAAGACCCTAACGTTAAAACAGTTCGAATACAGATATACTCCCAGAATGATGAGAATTGCACATCAGGTTCAGGGGAACACTGTATACCATAAATACCTTCAACTCCCCGAAAAAGAGAGAAACAACCCTCTTCTTATAAAAGAATTAAAAAAATATGATGTCAATGCGAATATAGAATGGTGTCTAATGCATATAGGAGCTGCTTATCGATATCTGAATAAAAACAAAGGAGAACTAATCGCTACCGGAGGAACCAATTGGAAAAGTTTTTTACCTCCGAGTTTTCAAAGAATTATGTTTTTTCCCGATCTTTGGACCCAAGAGGAAAAAGAGAATTGGGGTAAACAGTGGGTAACTCACAGGTTTAACCCCCAAAAAAAATAG
- a CDS encoding peptidoglycan DD-metalloendopeptidase family protein, with protein sequence MNRLGCLLLLIAVICSSCQKEKKEEKITPPATVATAPRIIKEFGYNLNDYTVVRDTIKSGDSFGAILDSHGIGRGRVFQITNAIKDTFNVTKIRAGKPYTLLKSKDTTEKAQVFIYQNSKIEYTVVDFTDSIIAQKKEKPVSVVERTASGVIESNLSKTFDDKDLSILVAYKMADIYAWTIDFTRLQAGDRFKVIYTEKFIDDTIPAGIGEIKAAYFEHRSKPIYAYQFVDDTIHNTADYFDQKAENLRRAFLKAPVKFSRISSRFNLKRRIKFYGNKIRPHRGTDFAAPIGTPILATADGIVTKSERKGGNGKYVKIRHNATYDTQYLHMSRQAVKVGDYVRQGDVIGYIGMTGNTSGPHVCYRFWKNGKQVDPLREELPTSKPLPEAQRPAFFKHIEPFKNKLDSLTFDEEEIL encoded by the coding sequence TTGAATAGATTAGGTTGCCTTTTACTGCTTATAGCAGTTATATGTTCATCGTGTCAAAAAGAAAAAAAGGAAGAAAAAATAACCCCTCCTGCAACTGTTGCCACAGCTCCCCGAATCATAAAAGAATTCGGATATAATTTAAACGACTACACAGTTGTTAGAGACACTATAAAGTCTGGAGATAGTTTCGGAGCCATTCTGGATAGTCATGGTATAGGAAGAGGACGTGTGTTTCAGATTACCAATGCTATTAAAGACACCTTTAATGTCACTAAAATAAGGGCAGGAAAACCTTACACCCTACTAAAATCTAAAGATACAACAGAAAAAGCACAGGTATTCATTTATCAAAACTCAAAAATAGAATATACTGTGGTCGATTTTACTGACAGTATTATTGCTCAGAAGAAAGAAAAACCGGTATCCGTAGTAGAGAGAACAGCCTCAGGAGTTATTGAGAGTAATCTCTCAAAAACTTTTGACGATAAAGACCTAAGTATTTTAGTCGCTTATAAAATGGCTGACATCTATGCCTGGACTATTGATTTTACTCGATTACAGGCAGGGGATCGTTTTAAAGTAATCTATACCGAAAAATTTATAGATGATACCATCCCTGCAGGAATTGGGGAAATAAAAGCTGCTTATTTCGAACATAGAAGCAAACCTATCTATGCCTATCAGTTTGTAGACGACACGATTCATAACACCGCCGATTATTTTGATCAGAAGGCAGAAAACTTACGTCGGGCTTTTTTAAAAGCTCCTGTAAAATTCAGCCGAATTTCCTCTCGATTTAATCTTAAGAGAAGAATCAAATTCTACGGAAATAAAATAAGACCACATAGAGGGACAGATTTTGCTGCCCCAATAGGGACTCCTATTTTAGCCACTGCAGACGGAATCGTCACCAAATCAGAGCGCAAAGGAGGAAACGGAAAATATGTCAAAATACGACACAATGCCACTTATGACACTCAATACCTACACATGAGTAGACAAGCAGTAAAAGTCGGAGACTATGTACGACAAGGAGACGTCATTGGATATATAGGAATGACCGGAAATACTTCTGGACCTCATGTTTGCTATCGCTTTTGGAAAAACGGGAAACAGGTCGATCCGCTACGAGAAGAACTTCCTACCTCTAAACCTCTTCCCGAAGCACAACGCCCTGCTTTTTTTAAACACATAGAACCCTTCAAAAATAAATTAGATAGCCTTACCTTTGATGAAGAAGAAATCTTATAA
- the pgi gene encoding glucose-6-phosphate isomerase, which produces MSLASIDPTKTSAWKALQKHLDNIKDTHLTTFFKENKNRANELSIKWNDFFVDYSKNRIDATTKKLLLQLAEETKLKEAINLYFSGAPINQTEKRAVLHTALRTPANKTIHVDGKNITQEIKKVKSQIKEFTEAIISGKNTGYSGKAFTDIVNIGIGGSDLGPHMITEALAFYQNHLTSHFISNVDGDHVQQTLKKLNPETTLFVVVSKTFSTQETLTNAQTCKEWFLQKSSTKDISHHFVAVSCNTENTTSFGINQHYIFPMWDWVGGRFSLWSSAGLSISLSIGYHHFNTLLEGAFEMDTHFKESPFDENIPVILALISIWYNNFFEAETEAIIPYSQYLHKLPAYLQQAFMESNGKSIDRDGNPISYQTGSIIWGATGTNAQHAFFQLIHQGTKLIPTEFIAFKESLFQEEKHQDKLIANFFAQTEALMNGKSTEEVSSELNTTTLPEEQIAKLIPYKIFKGNKPSTSILINKLTPKSIGALVSLYEHRIFAQGIIWNIYSYDQWGVELGKQLAIRIEQEINTKTVNKHDQSTTNLLTEYIN; this is translated from the coding sequence ATGTCATTAGCTTCAATCGACCCAACAAAAACTTCTGCCTGGAAAGCGTTACAGAAACACCTTGACAACATAAAAGATACACATCTTACTACCTTCTTTAAAGAAAATAAAAACAGAGCTAACGAACTCTCCATTAAATGGAATGATTTCTTCGTCGATTATTCTAAAAACAGAATAGATGCTACTACAAAAAAACTACTCCTTCAACTCGCTGAAGAAACAAAATTAAAAGAAGCCATCAACCTCTATTTCAGTGGAGCACCTATAAATCAAACAGAAAAAAGAGCTGTATTACATACAGCCCTCAGAACTCCTGCAAATAAAACAATACATGTTGATGGAAAAAACATTACACAAGAAATAAAAAAAGTAAAATCACAAATCAAAGAATTTACTGAAGCCATTATTTCTGGTAAAAACACTGGCTATTCTGGAAAAGCTTTTACAGATATTGTAAATATCGGAATTGGAGGATCTGATTTGGGACCTCATATGATTACTGAAGCATTAGCATTTTATCAGAATCACCTAACTTCTCATTTTATATCCAATGTAGACGGAGACCATGTACAACAAACACTAAAGAAACTCAACCCGGAGACTACCTTATTTGTTGTTGTTTCCAAAACATTTAGCACTCAGGAAACCCTCACCAACGCACAAACCTGCAAAGAATGGTTTTTACAAAAATCATCTACAAAGGATATTTCTCACCACTTTGTGGCTGTCTCTTGCAATACAGAAAACACCACTTCTTTTGGTATAAATCAGCATTATATTTTCCCAATGTGGGATTGGGTTGGCGGACGATTCTCTTTATGGAGCTCCGCTGGACTATCAATAAGTTTATCTATAGGATATCACCATTTCAATACTTTACTAGAAGGAGCTTTTGAGATGGATACTCATTTCAAAGAAAGTCCTTTTGACGAAAACATCCCGGTGATCTTAGCTTTGATCAGTATATGGTACAACAACTTTTTTGAAGCAGAAACAGAAGCAATTATTCCATATTCACAATACCTTCATAAACTCCCTGCATATCTGCAACAAGCATTTATGGAAAGTAATGGTAAAAGCATAGACAGAGATGGAAATCCTATAAGCTACCAAACAGGATCTATAATCTGGGGGGCAACAGGAACGAATGCGCAACATGCTTTTTTCCAACTGATTCATCAAGGAACAAAATTAATTCCTACTGAGTTTATCGCATTTAAAGAATCTCTATTTCAGGAAGAAAAGCATCAAGATAAACTAATTGCTAATTTTTTTGCTCAGACAGAAGCTTTAATGAATGGAAAAAGTACAGAAGAAGTTTCTTCAGAACTAAATACGACAACCTTACCTGAAGAACAGATAGCGAAATTAATCCCCTATAAAATTTTCAAAGGAAACAAGCCTTCTACAAGCATATTAATCAACAAATTGACTCCAAAAAGCATTGGAGCATTGGTATCTTTGTATGAACATCGTATCTTTGCACAAGGTATTATATGGAACATTTACAGCTACGACCAATGGGGCGTAGAGTTAGGCAAACAATTGGCTATAAGAATAGAACAAGAAATCAACACAAAAACAGTTAATAAGCACGACCAATCTACTACAAACCTACTAACTGAATATATAAATTAA
- a CDS encoding TonB-dependent receptor produces the protein MKKVTFLFFVILLSPVIGMFAQGTITGIVHDASTNAPLPGANILEVRTSNGASTDFDGKFSIKPTNSTGTLNISYVGFASTNITFDVSNGNVDLGIIKISPDNSLDEVIIVSTGIIDLAEDRKTPIAVSTVTEQEIQEKAVGNVELPEIIKSTPSVFVSNQTGFGDGSLYIRGFDDTNTAILLNGQPINGMEDGRVYWSNWSGLTDIANAVQVQRGLGSSKLAISSVGGTVNIVMKAADRTKGGFARFLGGNDSYFKGTIGYDTGLSDNGWAFSVLLDYWQSHRKWAEGTFGQGQNYYFSAGYKPNDNHSFNFLITGAPQAHGQRWSQRRSTLEENPKFNQHWGFTEGLANNEYSSNIDSERRNFYHKPVTNLSWDWNITDNSSLSSVLYASWGRGGGTGPRGDGRVRTDAGQLNYYAIEQQNALDPDGIGNSGDYFILDGGEEEGNYIRRASVNNHQWYGLISNFTTDLSDKVSWNVGVDFRLYRGDHFRQVVDLYGLNGWGNDRPDGAVVTETYKADPWAALFNFAKEDQRIDYDYSENINYQGLFSQIEYAGDKFSSFLQASVSNQSYKREGRFTAVGNSEGLNKIGYNLKGGLGYSIVDGHTIYLNTGFYSRQPFLDNVFQNIRRSNDLVQPEVDNEDIIGIESGYKIKVANLQINFNAYYTKWDNRVILSSGTIDPNNTPDNNSDDVNVNFFDRGITQIHSGVEVDLNYKATSWMNLRGYISGASWKFDGKVTRDMYNDDTNELISTQSDVDITGVKVTTAPQFTAGLGTKIKLVKGMSFDANINYYAEHYMNDIDFNDANLQTENIGKIKPFSLTDLGLTYDFNFDNSQLTFRGNVYNVFDEVRIQQTDNFGFINTNGVTFNGSLKYKF, from the coding sequence ATGAAAAAAGTTACTTTTTTATTTTTTGTAATTCTCCTGTCCCCTGTCATCGGGATGTTCGCACAAGGTACAATTACAGGAATAGTACACGACGCATCTACAAATGCGCCACTACCGGGAGCCAATATACTGGAAGTAAGAACTTCCAATGGAGCCTCTACTGATTTTGACGGTAAATTCTCTATCAAACCTACGAATTCAACAGGTACATTAAACATTTCTTATGTGGGATTTGCTTCCACAAACATCACATTTGATGTATCTAACGGAAATGTTGATTTAGGAATTATAAAAATATCTCCTGATAACTCATTAGACGAGGTTATCATCGTTAGCACAGGAATTATTGACCTTGCAGAAGACAGAAAAACTCCTATTGCAGTTTCTACAGTAACAGAGCAAGAGATTCAAGAAAAAGCTGTCGGAAATGTTGAATTACCAGAAATTATAAAAAGTACGCCTTCTGTATTCGTATCCAACCAGACTGGTTTTGGTGATGGTTCCTTATATATAAGAGGTTTCGACGATACAAATACTGCCATCCTTCTAAACGGACAGCCCATCAATGGTATGGAAGATGGTCGTGTATACTGGAGTAACTGGTCTGGTCTTACTGATATTGCCAATGCAGTACAGGTACAACGAGGTCTTGGATCTTCTAAATTAGCAATCTCTTCTGTAGGAGGTACTGTGAATATAGTAATGAAAGCCGCTGACAGAACCAAAGGTGGTTTTGCTAGATTCCTAGGAGGAAATGACAGTTATTTCAAAGGGACTATCGGATATGATACCGGTCTAAGTGATAATGGTTGGGCTTTTTCTGTCTTATTAGATTACTGGCAATCTCATAGAAAATGGGCAGAAGGAACCTTCGGACAAGGACAAAACTATTACTTCTCTGCCGGATACAAACCAAATGACAACCACTCATTCAACTTCTTAATCACAGGAGCTCCACAAGCTCACGGACAAAGATGGTCTCAGCGAAGAAGTACACTAGAAGAAAATCCAAAGTTTAACCAGCACTGGGGATTCACAGAAGGACTTGCTAACAATGAGTATTCTTCTAATATTGATTCTGAAAGAAGAAACTTCTACCACAAACCTGTAACAAACTTAAGTTGGGATTGGAACATTACTGACAATTCCTCTTTATCTTCTGTACTATATGCTTCTTGGGGTAGAGGAGGAGGAACTGGTCCAAGAGGAGACGGAAGAGTCAGAACAGATGCTGGTCAATTAAATTACTATGCAATCGAGCAACAAAATGCATTAGACCCTGATGGAATCGGAAACTCTGGTGATTATTTTATCTTAGACGGAGGAGAAGAAGAAGGAAACTATATCAGAAGAGCTTCTGTAAACAATCACCAATGGTATGGGTTAATCTCTAACTTTACTACTGACCTATCTGATAAAGTTTCTTGGAATGTCGGAGTAGACTTCAGATTATACAGAGGAGATCACTTCCGTCAGGTAGTAGACTTATATGGATTAAATGGATGGGGTAACGACCGCCCTGATGGTGCTGTAGTAACAGAAACATACAAAGCAGACCCATGGGCAGCCTTATTTAATTTTGCCAAAGAAGACCAAAGAATCGATTACGACTATTCTGAAAACATCAATTACCAAGGATTATTCTCTCAAATAGAATATGCAGGAGATAAGTTCAGCTCTTTCTTACAAGCATCTGTATCTAATCAATCATACAAAAGAGAAGGTAGATTTACAGCTGTTGGGAATTCTGAAGGTTTAAACAAAATCGGATATAACCTTAAAGGAGGACTTGGATACAGCATTGTCGATGGACATACTATCTACCTTAATACTGGTTTCTACTCTAGACAACCTTTCTTAGACAATGTTTTCCAAAACATCAGAAGGTCTAATGATTTAGTACAACCAGAAGTAGATAACGAAGATATCATTGGAATCGAATCTGGATATAAAATAAAAGTAGCAAACTTACAGATCAACTTCAATGCATACTACACAAAATGGGATAATCGAGTAATTCTCTCTAGTGGTACTATCGATCCTAACAACACTCCTGATAACAACTCTGATGATGTGAACGTAAACTTCTTTGATAGAGGAATCACACAGATACACTCCGGAGTAGAGGTAGACCTTAATTACAAAGCTACCAGCTGGATGAACCTAAGAGGATACATCTCCGGAGCATCTTGGAAATTTGATGGAAAAGTAACCAGAGATATGTACAATGACGATACAAACGAATTGATATCTACACAATCTGATGTTGATATTACAGGAGTAAAAGTTACTACCGCTCCTCAGTTTACTGCAGGACTTGGAACAAAAATTAAGCTAGTTAAAGGAATGTCTTTTGATGCAAATATCAACTATTATGCAGAGCATTATATGAATGACATTGATTTCAATGACGCTAATTTACAGACAGAAAATATTGGAAAAATAAAGCCATTTTCTCTAACAGATCTAGGATTGACATATGACTTTAATTTCGATAATAGTCAATTGACTTTCCGCGGAAATGTTTACAACGTATTTGACGAAGTTAGAATTCAGCAAACCGACAATTTTGGTTTCATTAACACGAACGGTGTTACTTTTAACGGTTCTTTGAAATATAAGTTTTAA
- a CDS encoding secondary thiamine-phosphate synthase enzyme YjbQ, giving the protein MKFYQKEIILRPFPRGFHLVTAEILELFPEIKEMSKGFLQLFIKHTSASLTINENADPTVRKDFERHMNVMVPENQPYYTHTYEGTDDMPAHIKSSLMGSNLQIPVTEGKLNMGTWQGIYLCEHRDYGGGRKIVLTAYGV; this is encoded by the coding sequence ATGAAATTTTATCAAAAAGAAATTATTTTGAGACCATTTCCCAGAGGGTTTCATTTAGTAACGGCAGAAATTTTGGAGCTTTTCCCGGAAATTAAGGAAATGTCAAAGGGATTTTTGCAGTTGTTTATTAAGCACACTTCTGCTAGTTTGACGATTAATGAAAATGCAGACCCAACAGTAAGGAAGGATTTTGAACGACATATGAATGTAATGGTACCGGAAAATCAACCATATTATACACATACCTATGAGGGGACCGATGATATGCCGGCACATATTAAATCTTCATTAATGGGAAGTAATCTTCAGATTCCCGTTACAGAAGGGAAGTTGAATATGGGAACCTGGCAGGGAATTTATCTTTGTGAGCATAGGGATTATGGAGGGGGAAGAAAAATAGTCCTTACAGCATATGGGGTGTAA
- a CDS encoding Cof-type HAD-IIB family hydrolase, translated as MDLSQIKLIATDMDGTLLNSKGEVSRHFYQLFDSLKQLGITFVAASGRQYYSIIHKLSPIKDDIIVVAENGALTVQREEELQSTPIDQDTYLELLDITKKLPGSQVILCGRKKGYIEDYGDEFTSMLQEYYGKYEIVEDLATITDDEFLKIAICHQEGAEAHLYPALKHLEDRLKVKVSGDIWLDLSHPLAHKGHAIEQLQKKLNILPEETLVFGDYNNDLEMLKSAQYSFAMKNALPSVKSTAKYMTKSNDEQGVEYILEKVIEAKQKVLL; from the coding sequence ATGGACTTATCTCAAATAAAACTTATCGCTACAGATATGGACGGAACACTTCTTAACTCCAAAGGGGAGGTCAGTCGTCATTTTTATCAATTATTCGATTCCTTAAAACAATTAGGGATCACTTTTGTCGCTGCCAGTGGTCGACAATACTATAGCATTATTCATAAATTATCCCCGATAAAAGACGATATTATTGTTGTCGCAGAAAATGGAGCCTTAACAGTGCAGCGAGAGGAAGAACTTCAAAGTACCCCTATCGATCAGGACACCTATCTGGAATTACTTGATATCACTAAAAAACTTCCCGGTTCTCAGGTAATTCTATGCGGAAGAAAAAAAGGATATATAGAAGATTACGGAGATGAATTCACCTCTATGCTTCAGGAATATTATGGTAAATATGAAATTGTCGAAGATTTAGCAACCATCACAGATGATGAGTTTCTAAAAATTGCTATCTGCCATCAAGAAGGAGCTGAAGCACATTTATACCCTGCTTTAAAGCACCTCGAAGACAGGTTAAAAGTAAAAGTATCCGGTGATATCTGGCTGGATTTATCACATCCACTGGCGCATAAAGGGCATGCCATTGAGCAATTACAAAAAAAGCTAAACATTCTACCAGAAGAAACTTTAGTTTTTGGGGATTACAATAATGACCTGGAAATGCTGAAAAGCGCACAGTATAGTTTCGCCATGAAAAATGCGCTTCCTTCTGTAAAATCAACGGCAAAATACATGACCAAAAGCAATGATGAGCAAGGGGTTGAATACATCCTGGAAAAAGTCATCGAGGCTAAACAGAAAGTACTTCTGTAA
- the lepA gene encoding translation elongation factor 4, whose product MKHIRNFCIIAHIDHGKSTLADRLLDFTGSVTAREAQAQLLDNMDLERERGITIKSHAIQMEYTYKGEEYILNLIDTPGHVDFSYEVSRSIAACEGALLVVDAAQSIQAQTISNLYLALENDLEIIPVLNKVDLPSANPEEVTDDIVDLLGCTAEEVIPASAKTGIGIEEILEAIIERVPAPEGNPEEPLQALVFDSVYNPFRGVETYFRIINGEITKGQQIKFVATGKNYFADEIGTLKLNQVPKKVIKTGDVGYLITGIKDAREVKVGDTITDAKHPTENAIEGFEDVKPMVFAGIYPVDTEDYEELRASMEKLQLNDASLVFVPESSAALGFGFRCGFLGMLHMEIIQERLEREFNMTVITTVPNVSYHAFTNKEPDTVIIVNNPSDLPDPSTMNRVEEPFIKASIITKADFVGPVMSLCIEKRGQITNQTYLTPERVELNFDMPLAEIVFDFYDRLKTVSKGYASFDYAPIGMRSSNLVKVDVLLNGNTVDALSALLHKDNAYDIGKKMCEKLKELIPRQQFDIPIQAAIGAKIIARETVKALRKDVTAKCYGGDISRKRKLLEKQKKGKKRMRQVGNVEIPQEAFMAVLKLND is encoded by the coding sequence ATGAAACACATTAGGAATTTCTGTATTATTGCGCATATTGACCATGGAAAAAGTACCTTGGCAGATCGCTTATTGGACTTTACAGGGTCTGTAACTGCCCGAGAAGCGCAGGCGCAATTACTGGATAATATGGACCTGGAAAGAGAACGAGGGATTACAATTAAGAGTCATGCAATCCAGATGGAGTATACATATAAAGGAGAAGAATACATTCTGAACCTTATTGATACGCCAGGACACGTAGATTTCTCTTATGAAGTATCTCGTTCTATTGCAGCATGTGAAGGTGCATTACTTGTAGTAGATGCTGCACAGAGTATACAAGCACAGACAATTTCTAATTTATACCTGGCGCTGGAAAATGATCTGGAAATTATTCCGGTATTAAACAAAGTAGATCTGCCTAGTGCAAATCCAGAAGAGGTGACGGATGATATTGTAGATCTGTTAGGTTGTACAGCAGAAGAGGTAATTCCTGCAAGTGCTAAAACAGGAATAGGAATAGAAGAAATTTTAGAAGCTATTATAGAACGAGTACCGGCTCCAGAAGGAAACCCGGAAGAGCCGTTACAGGCATTAGTGTTTGATTCGGTATATAATCCGTTTAGAGGAGTAGAAACCTATTTTAGAATTATCAATGGCGAGATTACGAAAGGACAGCAAATTAAATTCGTAGCAACAGGTAAGAATTATTTTGCAGATGAAATTGGAACTCTAAAACTAAATCAAGTACCTAAAAAAGTAATCAAAACAGGGGATGTTGGCTACCTGATTACTGGAATTAAAGATGCTAGAGAAGTAAAAGTAGGAGATACGATAACAGATGCGAAACATCCTACAGAAAATGCAATTGAAGGATTCGAAGATGTAAAACCAATGGTATTTGCAGGGATTTATCCGGTAGATACCGAAGATTATGAAGAGCTGAGAGCATCGATGGAGAAATTACAGTTAAATGATGCTTCTCTTGTCTTTGTGCCAGAGAGTTCGGCTGCTCTAGGTTTTGGATTCCGATGTGGATTCCTGGGGATGTTGCATATGGAGATCATTCAAGAGCGTTTGGAACGTGAATTTAACATGACGGTTATTACTACGGTACCTAACGTATCTTACCATGCATTTACAAATAAGGAGCCAGATACTGTTATTATTGTTAATAATCCGTCTGATTTGCCGGATCCATCAACGATGAATAGAGTAGAGGAACCGTTTATCAAAGCATCTATCATTACAAAAGCAGATTTTGTAGGACCAGTTATGTCATTGTGTATAGAAAAAAGAGGGCAGATTACCAATCAGACCTATTTGACACCCGAGCGGGTGGAGCTTAATTTTGATATGCCATTAGCGGAGATTGTTTTTGATTTTTATGATCGATTAAAAACAGTATCCAAAGGATATGCTTCTTTCGATTATGCGCCTATAGGAATGCGTTCTTCTAACCTGGTAAAGGTGGATGTACTACTTAATGGGAACACAGTAGATGCTCTCTCTGCACTATTGCATAAGGATAATGCTTATGACATCGGAAAGAAAATGTGCGAGAAGTTGAAAGAGCTTATTCCTCGTCAGCAATTCGATATTCCTATACAGGCAGCTATAGGAGCCAAGATTATTGCCAGAGAAACAGTAAAAGCATTGCGTAAGGATGTAACGGCGAAATGTTATGGAGGAGATATCTCTCGTAAGCGTAAGCTATTGGAAAAACAGAAAAAAGGAAAGAAAAGAATGCGACAAGTAGGAAATGTAGAAATTCCTCAAGAAGCATTTATGGCTGTGTTAAAGCTTAATGATTAA
- the dusB gene encoding tRNA dihydrouridine synthase DusB yields the protein MAKIGDIDVGEFPLLLAPMEDVSDPPFRALCKEQGADVVYTEFISSEGLIRDAAKSVIKLDIYEKERPVGIQIFGANLDSMLKSIEIVEASNPDIIDINFGCPVKKVVSKGAGAGILKDIDLMVSLTEAMVKHTKLPVTVKTRLGWDHESIRIVEVAERLQDVGAKAIAIHGRTRAQMYKGNADWRPIAEVKNNPRMHIPVFGNGDVNSPERAVEMRDVYGLDGAMIGRATIGHPWFFREVKHFFKTGTHLPPPTLEERVEAARRHLRMAIDWKGEKLGVFETRRHYTNYFKGIPHFKEYRTKMVTSDHSEDVFAVFEEVQEKFSGFQFT from the coding sequence TTGGCAAAAATAGGAGACATTGATGTAGGGGAATTTCCATTGTTACTAGCCCCAATGGAAGATGTAAGTGACCCCCCATTCAGGGCACTGTGCAAGGAACAAGGAGCAGATGTAGTATACACTGAATTTATTTCCAGTGAAGGGCTCATAAGAGATGCTGCAAAAAGTGTTATCAAACTGGACATCTATGAAAAAGAACGTCCGGTAGGTATTCAGATATTTGGAGCTAACCTGGATTCTATGCTAAAATCCATCGAAATTGTAGAGGCTTCAAATCCTGATATTATCGATATAAACTTTGGTTGTCCTGTAAAAAAAGTCGTTAGTAAAGGGGCTGGAGCAGGAATTCTGAAAGACATCGATCTAATGGTCTCTCTTACCGAAGCGATGGTTAAGCACACCAAACTTCCGGTTACTGTCAAAACACGATTGGGATGGGATCACGAATCTATACGAATTGTAGAAGTTGCTGAACGACTACAGGATGTAGGAGCCAAAGCCATTGCCATTCACGGTAGAACCCGAGCTCAAATGTATAAAGGGAATGCTGACTGGCGCCCTATTGCCGAAGTAAAAAACAACCCCAGAATGCATATCCCTGTTTTTGGAAATGGTGATGTCAACTCCCCGGAAAGAGCTGTAGAAATGAGAGATGTCTATGGCTTGGACGGTGCTATGATCGGACGTGCTACTATTGGGCATCCTTGGTTTTTTAGAGAGGTTAAGCATTTTTTCAAAACAGGAACTCACCTTCCTCCTCCTACACTGGAAGAACGTGTAGAGGCTGCCAGAAGACATTTGCGAATGGCAATTGACTGGAAAGGAGAAAAACTAGGAGTATTCGAAACTCGAAGACATTACACTAACTATTTTAAAGGTATTCCTCACTTCAAAGAATACAGGACCAAAATGGTGACCAGTGATCATTCTGAAGATGTGTTTGCTGTATTCGAAGAAGTACAAGAGAAGTTTTCCGGATTTCAGTTTACCTAG